A region of Takifugu flavidus isolate HTHZ2018 chromosome 2, ASM371156v2, whole genome shotgun sequence DNA encodes the following proteins:
- the copb1 gene encoding coatomer subunit beta, with translation MTAAENVCYTLINVTSDSEPPSEVSLKTDLEKGEIKAKTEALKKVIIMILNGEKLPGLLMTIIRFVLPLQDHTIKKLLLVFWEIVPKTTPDGKLLQEMILVCDAYRKDLQHPNEFIRGSTLRFLCKLKEPELLEPLMPAIRACLEHRHSYVRRNAVLAIYTIYRNFENLIPDAPELIHDFLVNEKDASCKRNAFMMLIHADQDRALDYLSTCIDQVHTFGDILQLVIVELIYKVCHANPSERARFIRCIYNLLQSSSPAVKYEAAGTLVTLSSAPTAIKAAAQCYIDLIIKESDNNVKLIVLDRLIELKEHPTHERVLQDLVMDILRVLSTPDLEVRKKTLQLALDLVSSRNVEELVIVLKKEVIKTNNVSEHEDTDKYRQLLVRTLHSCSVRFPDMAANVIPVLMEFLSDTNEAAAADVLEFVREAIQRFDSLRPLVIEKMLEVFHAIRTVKIYRGALWILGEYCSTKEDIQSVMTEVRRSLGEIPIVENEIKKETGEVKAEDEVSAAPAQKLVTEMGTYVTQSALSSSRPSKKEEDRPPLRSFLMDGDFYVAASLATTLTKVALRYVEIVPDKKRQNSFVAEAMLIMVTVLHLGKSSLPKKPITDDDVDRISLCLKVLSECSPLMNDIFNKECRKSLSHMLTVRLEEEKLSQKKESEKRNVTVQPDDPISFMQLTAKNEMTSKEDQFQLSLLAAMGNTQRKEAADPLASKLNKVTQLTGFSDPVYAEAYVHVNQYDIVLDVLVVNQTSDTLQNCTLELATLGDLKLVEKPSPLTLAPHDFANIKANVKVASTENGIIFGNIVYDVSGAASDRNCVVLSDIHIDIMDYIQPASCTDAEFRQMWAEFEWENKVTVNTNIIDLNDYLQHILKSTNMKCLTPEKALSGFCGFMAANLYARSIFGEDALANVSIEKPIHLGPEAPVTGHIRIRAKSQGMALSLGDKINLSQKKANV, from the exons atgacagctgcagagAACGTTTGTTACACTCTGATCAATGTTACATCTGATTCAGAGCCTCCTTCCGAAGTCAGCCTGAAAACTGACTTGG AAAAGGGGGAAATCAAGGCAAAAACCGAAGCCCTGAAGAAGGTCATCATCATGATCCTAAATGGTGAAAAGTTGCCAGGGCTGCTGATGACCATAATTCGCTTCGTGCTGCCACTTCAGGACCACACCAtcaaaaagctgctgctggttttctgGGAGATTGTCCCCAAAACAACTCCTGATGGTAAACTCCTTCAGGAGATGATCCTGGTCTGTGATGCCTACAGAAAG GACCTTCAGCATCCCAATGAGTTCATCCGTGGCTCCACGCTGCGTTTCCTGTGCAAACTGAAGGAGCCAGAGTTGCTGGAGCCTCTCATGCCAGCCATCCGGGCCTGTCTGGAGCACCGTCACAGTTACGTGCGACGAAATGCCGTCTTGGCCATTTACACCATCTATAG GAACTTTGAAAACCTCATCCCAGATGCTCCAGAGCTGATCCATGATTTTTTGGTGAATGAGAAAGATGCCAGCTGCAAGAGAAATGCGTTCATGATGCTAATTCATGCCGATCAG GATCGAGCTCTGGATTACCTCAGCACGTGTATCGACCAAGTTCACACTTTCGGGGACATTCTCCAGCTGGTCATTGTGGAGCTGATTTACAAA GTTTGCCATGCTAACCCCTCTGAACGGGCCCGCTTTATCCGATGCATCTACAACCTGTTGCAGTCCTCCAGCCCAGCGGTTAAATACGAAGCTGCGGGCACTCTTGTAACCCTGTCCAGTGCTCCCACAGCCATCAAG gctgcagcccaGTGCTACATTGATTTGATCATCAAGGAGAGCGACAACAACGTGAAGCTGATCGTTCTCGACCGCCTGATAGAACTCAAGGAGCATCCCACTCATGAGCGTGTTCTCCAG GACCTGGTCATGGACATTCTGCGCGTGCTCAGCACCCCGGACCTCGAAGTAAGAAAGAAGACCTTGCAGCTGGCTTTGGACCTTGTTTCGTCCCGTAACGTAGAAGAG TTGGTGATCGTTTTGAAGAAAGAGGTGATCAAGACGAACAACGTGAGCGAACACGAAGACACGGATAAGTACAGGCAGCTGTTGGTGCGCACGCTCCACTCCTGCAGCGTGCGCTTCCCTGACATGGCAGCCAATGTCATACCTGTA CTGATGGAATTCCTAAGCGACACTAATGAAGCGGCCGCCGCCGACGTGCTGGAGTTTGTGCGGGAGGCGATTCAGAGGTTCGATAGCTTGAGGCCGCTCGTCATCGAGAAGATGCTGGAAGTTTTCCACGCCATCAGAACTGTCAA GATTTACAGGGGAGCGTTGTGGATCCTGGGAGAATACTGCAGCACCAAGGAAGACATCCAGAGCGTGATGACGGAAGTGCGCAGGTCCCTGGGAGAG ATTCCCATtgtagaaaatgaaataaagaaagagaCGGGGGAGGTGAAAGCAGAGGATGAAGTGagtgcagctccagctcagaAGCTGGTGACAGAAATGGGCACTTATGTGACACAGagtgctctcagctcctccaggcccTCAAAGAAGGAAGAGGACAG ACCTCCGCTCAGAAGCTTCCTGATGGATGGAGATTTTTACGTGGCAGCGTCCTTGGCCACCACGCTGACCAAAGTGGCCTTGCGTTACGTTGAGATCGTCCCAGATaaaaagaggcaaaat TCCTTCGTTGCAGAGGCCATGCTCATCATGGTCACTGTGCTGCACCTGGGCAAGTCCTCTCTGCCCAAGAAGCCAATCACAGACGACGACGTGGACCGCATCTCGCTGTGCCTGAAGGTCCTGTCGGAGTGCTCGCCACTTATGAATGACATTTTCAATAAGGAGTGCCGTAAATCCCTGTCACACATGCTGACTgtcagactggaggaggagaagctctcGCAGAAG AAGGAGTCGGAGAAGCGGAACGTCACCGTGCAGCCCGACGACCCGATCTCCTTCATGCAGCTGACGGCCAAGAACGAAATGACGTCCAAGGAGGACCAGTTCCAGCTCAGTCTCCTGGCTGCCATGGGCAACACTCAGAGGAAGGAGGCTGCCGACCCACTCGCTTCAAAACTCAACAAG GTAACCCAGCTGACTGGCTTCTCAGACCCTGTATATGCGGAAGCCTACGTTCACGTCAACCAGTATGATATTGTTTTGGATGTACTGGTGGTCAACCAAACCAGTGATACCCTCCAGAACTGCACCCTTGAGCTGGCCACTTTAG gtgaTCTGAAGTTGGTTGAAAAGCCCTCCCCTCTGACTCTGGCTCCCCACGATTTCGCCAACATCAAGGCCAACGTGAAGGTGGCCTCCACCGAGAACGGCATCATATTTGGCAACATCG TCTACGACGTCTCTGGTGCTGCTAGCGACAGAAACTGCGTGGTCCTCAGTGACATCCACATCGACATCATGGACTACATCCAGCCAGCTTCCTGTACCGATGCAGAGTTCCGACAGATGTGGGCGGAGTTTGAGTGGGAAAATAAG GTGACGGTCAACACCAATATCATTGACCTGAACGATTATCTTCAGCATATCCTGAAGTCCACCAACATGAAGTGTCTGACTCCTGAAAAG GCTCTGTCTGGCTTCTGCGGCTTCATGGCTGCCAACCTTTACGCTCGTTCTATCTTTGGAGAAGACGCCCTGGCTAACGTCAGCATCGAGAAGCCCATCCACCTGGGCCCCGAGGCGCCCGTCACAGGACACATACGCATCAGAGCCAAAAGTCAG